Proteins encoded by one window of Sulfurospirillum barnesii SES-3:
- a CDS encoding response regulator transcription factor: protein MLDLGVMSCCNRYTVLCVDDEKEFLDYLSAILKLYFLEVYAVLSVKEAYEIIEDHPIDLIITDVYMPKINGIDFIQKIRSERSAISVIFLTACFEKDFLHAAIPLGLDAYLTKPVTLEKLFATLRRSIEIMENRSSKTYALKGGVSFDLIDEVVYTTASRKIIDLTPKELALLSLLVKNQHLILSKSVIEEYLWEFESIANSSVKTLIKKLRTKIGESAIVTHSTIGYSIVLEEKAS from the coding sequence ATGTTAGATTTAGGTGTTATGTCATGTTGCAATCGTTATACTGTTTTGTGTGTTGATGATGAAAAGGAGTTTTTAGACTATCTTAGTGCTATCTTAAAACTCTATTTTTTAGAGGTTTACGCTGTTTTATCCGTCAAAGAGGCATATGAAATTATCGAAGATCACCCCATTGATCTTATTATTACGGATGTGTATATGCCAAAAATTAATGGGATTGATTTCATTCAAAAGATTCGCTCCGAGCGCTCAGCCATCTCTGTCATCTTCTTAACGGCATGTTTTGAAAAAGACTTTTTGCATGCGGCAATTCCATTGGGACTGGATGCGTACTTGACAAAACCTGTCACCCTTGAAAAACTTTTTGCAACCCTTAGACGCTCCATTGAGATTATGGAAAATCGCTCTTCTAAAACGTATGCGCTTAAAGGGGGTGTTTCGTTTGATTTAATAGATGAGGTTGTCTATACGACAGCAAGCCGTAAAATTATTGATCTCACCCCAAAAGAGCTTGCATTGCTTTCTTTGCTAGTTAAAAATCAACATCTTATTTTGAGTAAAAGCGTGATTGAGGAATATTTGTGGGAATTTGAAAGCATTGCTAACAGTTCCGTGAAGACATTGATTAAAAAATTAAGAACAAAAATCGGTGAAAGTGCCATTGTGACACACAGTACAATTGGATATTCTATTGTACTTGAGGAGAAAGCATCATGA
- a CDS encoding PA2779 family protein, whose amino-acid sequence MNTAKLLITFFMSLSLFSTTLFAEVISTKHLLHASNSQVSIDTFLNKQEVQEKLLLLGVSHEDLQGRIATLTDEEIAQINHEIDTLPAGAGAGAIIGVIVFIFLVLLITDILGYTKVYNFTKSAQ is encoded by the coding sequence ATGAACACTGCAAAATTACTCATTACCTTTTTTATGTCACTTTCTCTTTTTTCGACAACACTGTTTGCTGAAGTCATCAGCACAAAACACTTACTGCATGCGTCAAACTCACAGGTAAGTATCGATACATTTCTTAACAAGCAAGAAGTGCAAGAGAAACTCTTACTTTTAGGGGTAAGCCATGAAGACCTGCAAGGAAGAATTGCAACACTCACGGATGAGGAGATTGCTCAAATCAACCATGAAATTGACACACTCCCTGCTGGTGCTGGAGCGGGTGCCATCATCGGTGTTATCGTGTTTATTTTTCTTGTGCTTTTAATTACGGATATCTTAGGGTATACAAAAGTGTATAATTTTACAAAGAGTGCACAATGA
- a CDS encoding BON domain-containing protein produces MPQNANVITFEHSFAIAAICIATLIALNTSVFASNVDDTIESSFKKSYVYRTYLKDENIKIKAKDGVVVLSGEVFDDAHKPMAESTAEALAGVKSVENNIVIREDRLPENSDT; encoded by the coding sequence ATGCCACAAAATGCGAATGTCATCACGTTTGAACACTCGTTTGCTATCGCAGCCATTTGTATTGCGACATTAATAGCTCTTAATACATCCGTATTTGCCTCAAATGTAGACGACACTATAGAGTCATCTTTCAAAAAAAGTTATGTTTACAGAACTTACTTAAAAGATGAAAACATCAAAATCAAAGCTAAAGATGGGGTTGTGGTATTATCAGGTGAAGTCTTTGATGATGCGCACAAGCCTATGGCTGAGAGCACCGCTGAGGCATTAGCGGGTGTTAAAAGTGTTGAAAATAACATTGTTATACGAGAAGACCGCTTGCCTGAAAACTCTGACACATGA
- a CDS encoding calcium/sodium antiporter produces the protein MLLFSLALLLGLILLVWSADKFVDGATALALNLGMPTLLIGILIVGFGTSAPEIAVSSIAAFNGTPALAMGNALGSNIANIGLILGISALIVPIALHSNVVKKNILLSLGITLLSGYMLFDATLSLIEGIVLLVALFGFIGWTIRSGLKTRRDKFIHEIEDEIFQKTMSLPKSIVLLLIGLVLLVGSSQLLVWGAVGIATILGVSDLIIGLTIVAVGTSLPELATSIAAVKKGESDIAIGNVVGSNIFNILAVMGVAATIAPDYVIAPEIFYRDWGVMFMMSFALFFMAYGGKHEKNRIGVEKGAVLLLGYVVYTLYLVMGALYM, from the coding sequence ATGCTTCTTTTTTCGTTAGCGCTTCTTTTAGGTCTTATTTTACTTGTCTGGAGTGCCGATAAATTTGTCGATGGCGCAACCGCACTTGCTCTCAATCTTGGTATGCCAACCCTACTCATTGGAATTTTAATTGTTGGTTTTGGCACAAGTGCCCCTGAAATCGCCGTCTCTTCTATTGCCGCATTTAATGGCACACCTGCTCTTGCAATGGGCAATGCACTGGGCTCAAATATTGCCAACATTGGTCTTATTTTAGGCATTAGCGCACTTATTGTGCCTATTGCACTGCACTCCAATGTCGTGAAAAAAAATATTTTGCTCTCCCTTGGCATTACCCTCCTCTCAGGCTACATGCTTTTTGATGCAACCTTAAGTCTCATTGAGGGTATAGTGCTTTTGGTGGCATTATTTGGCTTTATTGGGTGGACAATCCGAAGTGGGCTTAAAACACGACGGGATAAATTCATTCATGAGATTGAAGATGAAATTTTTCAAAAAACGATGAGCCTGCCTAAAAGTATTGTTTTGCTTCTCATAGGATTAGTGCTTTTGGTGGGAAGCTCTCAACTGCTCGTGTGGGGAGCCGTTGGCATTGCTACGATACTTGGGGTCAGCGATTTGATTATTGGGTTAACCATTGTTGCGGTTGGAACATCTTTGCCAGAATTGGCTACGTCTATTGCCGCTGTTAAAAAAGGAGAGTCTGATATTGCCATTGGAAACGTGGTCGGTTCAAATATTTTCAACATTCTAGCGGTTATGGGAGTTGCGGCTACCATTGCACCTGATTATGTGATTGCGCCTGAAATTTTTTACCGAGATTGGGGTGTCATGTTTATGATGAGTTTTGCACTCTTTTTTATGGCATACGGCGGAAAACATGAAAAAAATCGAATTGGCGTTGAAAAAGGAGCTGTTTTACTTTTAGGCTATGTGGTTTACACGCTCTATTTAGTCATGGGAGCCCTTTACATGTAA
- a CDS encoding PA2778 family cysteine peptidase: protein MKRLLLLCATMVLFVGCASKNYDYLSSDKSILESKKLSLATYPQKEYFCGPASLATLLNHQHIEFVYGDIVGSTFTPQLKGSLQVEIKATARRYGLIPYAINQNLAAVLSEVSTNRPVLVLFNLGLPSVPVWHYSVVTGFDKNTKQIYLSAMKNNQTTMSFDEFETFFERGGSWAIVALKPPLLPVASSEIEMIKAIVDMAEVGYKEEARQTAMIYTKQHPNSFLGSVMLANIDYDMKNYMNATAEYKRALVLKPNDPVVLNNLAQSLLKENKLLEARQYALEAVNAGGMFVTESQTTLEEINRKLQQ from the coding sequence ATGAAACGCTTATTACTTTTATGCGCCACTATGGTGCTCTTTGTAGGCTGTGCCTCTAAAAATTATGACTATTTATCAAGTGATAAATCCATTCTTGAGTCCAAAAAACTCTCATTGGCAACGTACCCTCAAAAAGAGTATTTTTGTGGACCTGCCTCTTTGGCGACGTTACTCAACCATCAACACATTGAGTTTGTGTACGGTGATATTGTTGGTAGTACTTTTACTCCCCAACTCAAAGGAAGCTTACAAGTAGAGATAAAAGCAACAGCAAGGCGTTATGGACTTATTCCCTATGCTATCAACCAAAACCTCGCTGCTGTTTTAAGTGAAGTTTCTACCAACAGACCTGTTTTAGTACTTTTTAATTTAGGACTTCCCTCTGTCCCTGTATGGCACTATTCTGTTGTAACAGGTTTTGATAAAAATACAAAACAAATCTACCTTTCCGCAATGAAAAACAATCAAACGACAATGAGCTTTGATGAGTTTGAAACATTTTTTGAGCGTGGAGGAAGTTGGGCTATTGTTGCACTCAAACCGCCATTATTGCCTGTTGCTTCCAGTGAAATAGAGATGATAAAGGCGATTGTAGATATGGCAGAGGTTGGCTATAAAGAAGAAGCCAGACAAACCGCCATGATATATACTAAACAACATCCTAACTCGTTTTTAGGCTCTGTCATGTTGGCAAATATTGACTACGATATGAAAAATTATATGAATGCAACGGCTGAATACAAACGAGCACTTGTCTTAAAACCCAATGACCCTGTTGTTCTCAATAATCTAGCACAATCCTTGCTTAAAGAAAACAAACTGCTTGAAGCAAGACAATACGCACTTGAGGCCGTCAATGCAGGGGGTATGTTCGTTACAGAATCTCAAACCACACTTGAAGAGATCAATCGAAAACTTCAACAATAG
- a CDS encoding FIST N-terminal domain-containing protein, giving the protein MKIYTYRFVSHEDFALFIVQKELSLAPNIFVMCYSGIDDQAINQEILSSIKTLLPQASIMGSTTDGEIFETEVMVHSFVLSLTTFESTTLKIELFSAEIDSFKAGQMIAGEGVKLGAKVAIIVADGIVTNGDFLMDGVNSIAPSLVVAGGLAGDNGRYEESFIFCDTHVHSKSIVVGYLISDTLEVYHTKSFNWAPMGPKFKVTRADKNCIYTVDNISVLELYRKYLGSALAQKLPLGGIEFPFVFYKEGHLIGRAPIRLNGDGSVVFAGNISEGEIIQFGFGDIDAILADAREIIADLAEFGPEKVMVFSCMTRKNFLGEDAHNDFEGLSSIAPTTGFFTYGEFFHDCDQKCNFLLNETMTVLGLKEANTSNKMSTLVSSVLPQKKSAINHRYSETFDALLHIGRQTALELGALNSTLNDKVDEAVKRYLASEELIIIQARSAIIGEMLSMIAHQWRQPLSIIGMVISKMRLVALNATTKDEELLTDIGVVDRNVNYLSNTIEDFKNFFKPDVKKEWHSASMICEQLQSLADPILKMYKIDLEITLKDDKKFFIYGSELVQVLLSIVSNSKDAIVEQHNENGKIFIVCEYKALKAMYRFTISDNGGSIAPEMINVMFEPYVSSKGITGTGLGLYMAKTIIEKHFKGTIASKNIEGGACITIDFPIGMKEPLQVVK; this is encoded by the coding sequence ATGAAAATCTATACGTATCGTTTTGTTTCGCACGAAGATTTTGCTCTGTTTATCGTTCAAAAAGAGCTAAGTTTGGCTCCCAATATTTTTGTAATGTGTTACTCAGGCATTGATGACCAAGCCATCAATCAAGAGATACTCTCAAGCATCAAAACACTTCTCCCCCAAGCCTCCATCATGGGTTCAACCACCGATGGTGAAATCTTTGAAACAGAGGTTATGGTACACTCTTTTGTCCTCTCTTTAACGACCTTTGAGAGTACGACTTTAAAAATTGAACTTTTTTCAGCGGAAATTGACTCGTTTAAAGCAGGTCAGATGATAGCAGGTGAGGGTGTGAAACTGGGTGCTAAAGTCGCAATTATCGTGGCTGATGGCATCGTGACCAATGGTGACTTTTTGATGGATGGTGTGAACTCCATTGCTCCTTCTTTAGTCGTTGCAGGAGGACTAGCAGGCGATAATGGTCGGTATGAAGAGAGTTTTATCTTTTGCGATACACACGTCCACTCTAAATCCATCGTAGTAGGCTATCTTATCAGCGATACGTTAGAAGTCTATCACACCAAAAGTTTTAACTGGGCGCCTATGGGACCAAAATTTAAGGTGACACGTGCCGATAAAAATTGTATCTATACGGTGGATAACATCTCGGTACTTGAGCTGTACCGAAAGTACTTAGGCTCTGCTTTAGCGCAAAAACTTCCCCTTGGAGGTATAGAATTTCCGTTTGTTTTTTATAAAGAAGGGCATTTGATAGGTCGTGCGCCCATCCGTTTAAATGGGGATGGTTCAGTGGTTTTTGCGGGCAATATTTCTGAGGGTGAAATCATTCAATTTGGTTTTGGTGACATCGATGCGATTTTGGCGGATGCCAGAGAAATTATTGCGGATTTAGCAGAATTTGGTCCTGAGAAAGTGATGGTTTTTTCGTGCATGACACGCAAAAACTTTTTAGGTGAAGATGCCCATAATGACTTTGAAGGTCTCTCTTCCATCGCACCCACGACAGGCTTTTTTACCTACGGAGAATTTTTTCACGATTGTGACCAGAAATGCAACTTTTTGCTCAATGAAACGATGACAGTTTTAGGGCTAAAAGAGGCAAATACAAGCAATAAAATGAGCACACTGGTATCTTCTGTGTTGCCTCAAAAAAAGAGTGCCATCAATCATCGGTATTCAGAAACGTTTGATGCCTTGTTGCACATAGGTAGGCAAACGGCATTGGAGTTGGGGGCATTAAACTCAACCTTAAATGACAAAGTCGATGAGGCAGTAAAGCGCTATCTAGCATCAGAAGAGCTTATCATCATCCAAGCACGTTCTGCCATTATCGGCGAGATGCTCAGCATGATAGCCCATCAATGGCGTCAACCTCTCTCCATCATTGGAATGGTCATCAGCAAAATGCGCCTTGTCGCCCTTAATGCCACAACCAAAGATGAAGAATTGCTCACCGATATTGGCGTGGTGGATCGCAATGTGAATTATCTCTCTAATACCATTGAAGATTTTAAAAACTTTTTTAAACCCGATGTCAAAAAAGAGTGGCACAGTGCTTCGATGATTTGCGAACAACTCCAATCCCTTGCCGACCCAATACTTAAAATGTACAAAATTGATTTAGAAATCACGCTCAAAGATGATAAAAAATTCTTTATTTACGGCAGTGAATTGGTTCAAGTCTTGCTCTCCATTGTTTCTAATTCCAAAGATGCCATTGTGGAACAACACAATGAAAATGGCAAAATTTTTATCGTGTGTGAATACAAAGCGCTCAAAGCCATGTACCGATTTACGATTTCCGATAATGGTGGAAGCATCGCACCTGAGATGATTAACGTAATGTTTGAGCCTTATGTGTCGAGTAAAGGCATTACGGGGACGGGGCTTGGATTGTACATGGCAAAGACCATCATCGAAAAGCATTTCAAAGGAACTATTGCTAGCAAAAACATTGAAGGTGGGGCATGTATTACGATAGATTTTCCTATTGGAATGAAGGAACCCTTGCAGGTAGTGAAGTAA